One segment of Polyangiaceae bacterium DNA contains the following:
- a CDS encoding DUF3943 domain-containing protein gives MSARFDERPVLGIRFVWVGALCCALAATSVRALAAPPGPPSQHALPQLSTAQPSQHALPYLSKAQTSQHALPYLSTAPPPDEIGGGPVDQARHDRIYTRFFGTHRYARDYSRAAFENTSLLLFELFLYWYEPQSSVVDWQFPDLQTKVTSTEAVRFDNNLTRTNFMLHPTAGGMHYLLTRTNGFGVAPSFVAAAGSSAIYELLLEWREIVSLNDLIVTPFGGLSSGEFMHQFGNYLNSEPEAVRTSVRGTLGSTVRDAARYSGGLPRAVHDALDKPLAPASAGVDNLGLSRAWFHEFRVRVGQQSYFDGEGRVGDLFALRSELQLFAMPGFLRPGDFERWYFEGNYGRFHLRIANGDAGHATELEFGAHLMGYYAQELRSPTDGYAHEFALASELVYVDRKELSGREHYGLVRFPHPAARFWFGLGDARLELAVRASADFASIRSIAFPKYAARFGETGAKSTLQLHGYAHHFGISAGASAELIVGDVAFGGSAEHGHYESIDVLDREQETVFRESHESERMTELEAHFRIEPQGSAVSAQFEAAEVLQDSYLDSALGNFQGASSVRRLSVELGVVF, from the coding sequence GTGTCCGCTCGCTTTGATGAGCGTCCAGTCCTAGGCATCCGTTTCGTATGGGTGGGCGCGCTCTGCTGTGCTTTGGCTGCGACGTCGGTTCGCGCTCTCGCGGCGCCGCCAGGGCCGCCCAGCCAACACGCGCTGCCGCAGCTGTCGACGGCGCAGCCGAGTCAACATGCGCTGCCGTACCTGTCGAAGGCGCAGACGAGCCAACACGCATTGCCGTACCTGTCGACGGCGCCTCCGCCAGACGAGATCGGTGGCGGCCCAGTGGATCAGGCGCGACACGATCGCATCTACACCCGCTTCTTCGGCACCCATCGCTACGCGCGGGACTACTCTCGCGCGGCCTTCGAGAACACGTCGCTGCTCTTGTTCGAACTGTTTCTCTACTGGTACGAGCCGCAGTCCAGCGTGGTGGACTGGCAGTTTCCGGACCTGCAAACCAAGGTCACGTCCACGGAGGCCGTGCGCTTCGACAACAACCTGACGCGCACCAACTTCATGTTGCATCCGACCGCGGGCGGCATGCACTACCTGTTGACGCGAACGAACGGCTTCGGTGTCGCGCCGTCCTTCGTGGCCGCGGCCGGGTCGTCGGCGATCTACGAGTTGCTACTCGAATGGCGGGAGATCGTCAGCCTCAACGACCTGATCGTGACGCCCTTCGGCGGCCTCTCCAGTGGCGAGTTCATGCATCAGTTCGGGAACTACCTCAACAGCGAGCCCGAGGCAGTACGCACCAGTGTTCGCGGCACGCTCGGCTCCACCGTGCGCGACGCGGCGCGCTACTCGGGCGGCCTGCCGCGGGCCGTCCACGACGCCTTGGACAAGCCGCTGGCTCCGGCGTCTGCGGGAGTGGACAACCTGGGTCTGTCCCGTGCGTGGTTCCACGAGTTCCGCGTGCGCGTGGGGCAGCAGAGCTACTTCGATGGTGAAGGTCGCGTCGGCGACTTGTTCGCGCTCCGCTCGGAGCTTCAGCTCTTTGCCATGCCAGGGTTCCTGCGGCCGGGCGACTTCGAGCGCTGGTACTTTGAGGGCAACTACGGGCGCTTCCATCTGCGCATCGCCAACGGCGATGCCGGTCACGCCACGGAGCTGGAGTTCGGTGCGCACTTGATGGGCTACTACGCGCAGGAGCTTCGCTCGCCGACGGACGGGTACGCACACGAGTTCGCTCTGGCCAGTGAGTTGGTCTACGTGGACCGAAAAGAGCTGAGCGGGCGCGAACACTACGGATTGGTTCGTTTCCCTCATCCCGCCGCGCGCTTCTGGTTTGGACTCGGGGACGCGCGACTCGAGCTCGCGGTCCGCGCCTCTGCTGACTTCGCTTCCATTCGTTCGATTGCCTTCCCCAAGTACGCGGCGCGCTTCGGCGAAACCGGCGCCAAGTCCACGCTGCAGCTCCACGGCTATGCCCACCATTTCGGGATATCCGCAGGGGCGAGTGCCGAACTCATCGTGGGCGACGTTGCTTTCGGTGGCAGCGCGGAGCATGGGCACTACGAGTCCATCGACGTTCTGGACCGTGAGCAGGAGACCGTGTTCCGAGAATCCCACGAGAGTGAACGCATGACCGAGCTGGAGGCTCACTTTCGCATCGAGCCGCAGGGCTCGGCCGTCAGCGCTCAGTTCGAGGCCGCCGAGGTCCTGCAGGACAGCTATCTCGACTCGGCGCTCGGCAACTTCCAGGGCGCCAGCTCCGTGCGTCGCCTATCCGTGGAGCTTGGCGTGGTGTTCTGA